In the Devosia sp. SL43 genome, one interval contains:
- a CDS encoding DUF952 domain-containing protein, whose product MSAPQFVYKIATEFVFGPARGQPAFAGMPIDAKDGYIHFSSAEQLGETLRLHFAGQSGLVLLAVQSAELGDSLVWEASRGGALFPHLYGGPLPTSAIAWEAPISVAADGSCDLPEAVR is encoded by the coding sequence ATGAGCGCCCCCCAATTTGTCTACAAGATCGCTACAGAATTCGTGTTCGGCCCAGCCCGTGGCCAGCCGGCTTTTGCCGGCATGCCTATCGATGCCAAGGATGGCTACATCCATTTCTCCTCGGCCGAGCAACTGGGTGAAACCCTACGACTCCATTTCGCCGGGCAAAGCGGACTGGTCTTGCTGGCGGTACAAAGTGCAGAGCTTGGAGACAGCCTGGTTTGGGAGGCCTCGCGTGGCGGGGCGCTGTTCCCCCATCTCTATGGTGGGCCTCTGCCGACATCTGCCATCGCCTGGGAGGCGCCCATCAGCGTCGCCGCCGATGGCTCCTGCGATCTGCCGGAGGCAGTG